A stretch of DNA from Hirundo rustica isolate bHirRus1 chromosome 1, bHirRus1.pri.v3, whole genome shotgun sequence:
TTTTTGCAGCTTGGCAGTTTTCCACAGGAATTCATAATGAAGATTCATATATCAATTTAACTTGCAGCATAGAAAAATATCAGCTCTCTCTTGGCATAAAGAGACACACAACAAACAACTGAAATCAATGAAAATCTACTGTTCTCCTGCCCTCCTTAGAATACAATATctgtggaaaaatatatttactgacTGTTCTTTAGAGGACAAAATTCATTAGATAATCTTAAAAATACTTGGAATACAACTCAGGACTTACACCAAAGGCCAATGCAAACTGATTAATACATAAGTTCAAATAAAAGATGTCTGGGTATACCAGTCTCTTATGTGGTTGCTAAAAGTGTATTCTCACCAGACGGACTCTGGAAGACTAATTAAAACTTTCAATTTTCCAAAGTGTATTAGGTATTCATTGGCTGCCAGTTCTCCCCAGCAAATGATCTTTCCTAGCTTCCTGCTGCCCCTTCCCCCCCACACCCCAAGATACACTCACTTCCTTATTCTCAGAGATTCACAGCTTGCTGGTGTCACAAAGTGCTCTTTTTTAGTGTGACTGAAAGCAGGATAACCACATTACCTGAgaagtttctgtattcttccaGTGAGTATAGAAAATGACATACTCAGCTCAGTGAGCTGCATCATTTCTCCCATCTTTTCTCCAATGTTAGTTAGCATCTGTTCATCTGTAGCTGTGAACTTCCGCACATTAAATGTCCGTGCTGGCAAGGTCAAGGACATCAATAGAGGGAAGTGGATACTGTTGAAGAGGATTTCCAAGTGTTCCATTTCCAAGTGAACATTATGAACTATTTCCAGTTTGTGCAACAAGGAGGGATCGGTGAGCTTTATGATACAGAAGAATTTCTGCAAGGTTAGGTTGTCAGATCTGAATGCCACACAGCAGATTTTCAGTGGACAACTGCATTTCTTCAACAGGGCCTGCACAACCAGCTCATAGTTCCTCTCTGTAACAAACAAGTCAATTAGCACATTGATACTTATTTCAAAGGTACCTGGGTTGCATTGTGCTTGTTGCAGGTAAGCCAGCAGTTCTGAACAAAGCTTAGAGAGCAGCTGTGTCCTGGCCCACCTACCCATTGTCTTCTTGCACTTACAAAACTGAACTTCAACATCTTTAATACCCGTCAGGTCGACCACTCTCAACTTTTTCATGCAGAGAGAAGACTGATTCAGCACGTAGTCTCGCAGCCCTGTTAGACAGCTTTCCAAGCACACTGAGCATGTTCTATATCTCAGGTCATCCTGGCAGTCCAGAGTAGCTCCCAAAAGTTTTCCCATGTTAAAATCAAAAAGTGGCCAGTTCTCTACCAAGTCATGAATCACTTCCCCTTGCTCCAGTAAATAGCTGGCTTTAAAAAGAAGCGGAAAAAGATCATGGGCAACAGCACCAAGACTCTTCCTGGCAAACTCCGCATTTGACACAAATGCTTCAGCACTAATGAATCGGAGAGACTTCATTGTTGTTCTGGACTCCTTACTGTCATGGAGAGTGACTTCTATATTTAACTAAAGATCGTGGTTGCTTATGACCTTCTATTTttatctgcagctgctgtttgctgctaGCAGAAGCCTGGGAAGCCAGAGTGAACAGTCACATGCTGCTTTCTATTTTAGAGCTATACTGTGAGTCTGCAATAATAATCTGTGAGATCTTTAGTCAGAGAGTTTTTAAGCCATTGTATTTATATCAAAGATAACTCAAGTAAATACTGACAGCTACCCTACtgttcccagcaggagcagTAAGATCAGTGCAACACACATACATGAGAATATTGCTGTATCTTTTTTATGCCATACCAAAAAAGCACTCAGAGTTACACTTAAACACATAACATGATCTGtattccacttttttttccgTGAAAGATGCTATGCTAGGGGTTCCCATGCTGATTTCAATGGGGATGATTTCCCAGAGTTAGCGTAGGACTTCTCCTAAAAACTACAGCCATAGGGAAAGACTGAGGTACTACAGTCATTGAACTGCAACAGTCTGCCTCCATTTTGCCCTACCTGTAAGCAAGAAATAGCTGATACAGTTGCTACAGtggaaaagacaaaagactAGAAGAGCTCAGAGCTTTGGTGACCAGGATACTTGCTTGTGGTAGGAGACTGAAGGTTGATTACAATACAAGCTGAATAAAACAGAAGCTTAAAACCCTCTCATAACTTCCCAGGCATGTTATTGCTCTTGCTTTGAGCATCAGATggccttttctttcctgttatATGAGAAATGATGGTTCTATTGTGATACTGAATGGAAAAGTATTCAAAATCTATCCAGGCTAGGAGAAAAGGCCCTGTCACCCAGCCATCACAAGAGCAGAGAtgatgtttctttctttcaatcTGGCACCTCGTCCCAGAGGAAGCAATGATGGACACCTCCCTTACCTCTCATGTGTATAGGTAGGCAGCCAGTGAGATGGAGActtccttccagctgtgctgatcctgcttttccagacaATTCCACAcctgttttctgtgaaaaattcaCACCACCCTTCAAagatttggtttcttttttattttcaagtaaaCTCCTTATggaatatttgcatattttgtcaaaagcaaaagaaaaatcccaaatatgCTTTAAATTACAGGGAAGGGACATCTTTATTAGATGGTGTCATTCTGAggaagctttttatttttgcagactTTTGGTTtgtattgttttaattttgccttCAAATAGATGAGTGGTAAAAAACATACAAGGAGAAATAGATAGAGCTTGACAAGATAttaagtatttttctctgtttttcaacTCCAGTTCATGTGTATCAGATGGTGATGATGTAGGTATTATAGTATTTTGTGCAACTTTATGAATACAGAAAATGGATACATATAACTGATCCCTTTATGATAAGAAAAATGTACAAATTGATTGAAACTGTTGTCAGTTTAGTTTTATTGCCTTTCAAAATGGAACAAGCTAGTCCTGaagattttatctatttacCTAGTACATCTGGACCGCTTTATCTCCCAACCTTTAGGTACATTTGGTACCTAACTGTACTAACATTTGGACCTCTTTATCTGTTTCCTGGTGTGTTTAGACTAGAGATCTGAAAGTCCCAACATAAATTACTCTACTATTGTCCCAgacttttattaaaatacagcaaTAGGAATACTGCCTGGTTGTGTCAGGATGGAGTCAGAAAGGCCAAGGCTTGGCTGGAGCTGAACTTGGCAAGGGAAAGAACCATAAGAAAAAACTTCTATAGGTATTTCAGCCAAAAAAGAGAGGTCAAAGAAAGTGTACTCCTCTGATAAACACAACCGGGAAACTGATAATAACAAACTAGGAGAAGGCTAAGGTCCAGTTGTTTTGCCTCAGTCCCCACTGAAAAATCTCTCTTCCCACACATCTCAAGGCAAGGACTGGGGGAGCAAAGTCCCTCCCACTGTAAAAGAAGATTGGGCTTGTGACCACTAAGAAACATGAATGTCCAGAATTCCATGGAACCTGATGAGATGAATCCCTGAGGGActcctgagggaattggctgacACAGTTGCCAAGCCACTCTCCTTGAAAATCTCCTTGAAAAATCACACTCCACTTGAAAATTCATGTCAGTCAGGGGAAGTCTCAGGtgactggaaaaggggaaacatTGTACCCATCTTTACCTTAGAAGGGTAGAGGAGATGATCCTGGGGACTACTGGCCTGCCCACCTCTGTGCCTGGGTAGATCCTGGAACAGGTCCTCCTGTTAGCTGTGCTAAGGCATATGGAAAACAGGGAGCTGATTTGGGATAATCAGCACAGCTTCACCAAGGGCAATTCCTGCCTTTCCAACCTAGTGGCCTTCTGTGATGGAGTGACTGCATcagtggaaaagggaagggcTGTGGCTGACATTTGTCGGCCATTCTATGGTATTTGACATGGTACCTGACAAAATCATTCTCCTTTAATCGTAGAGAGATGAATTTGGTATGTGGACTGGTGgataaggaattggctggaCGGCTGTATCCATCCAGAAAGTGTTGGTCAAGAGGGGAATGGAAATCAGTGAGAAGTGGTGTTCCTCAGGGGTCCATATTGAGACAAGGACTGTCTCAGTCAATGACATAGTGGCAAccagtgcaccctcagcaaatttgcagatgacatcAAGCTATTACAGTTGACATGTGCAAGGAATGAGATGCCATCCAGAAGGACCTGGAAAAGCTTGGAAGTAGGCTCATGGGAGCCttatgaggttcaacaagacCAAATGtgaggtgctgcacctgggttgggGCAACTCACTGTCTCAACACAGGCGTGAgaggattgagagcagccctgaaggGTAGAACTTGGATTGCTGGTGGAGATAAACCAGCAaggtgcactcacagcccagaaagccaactgtATTCCTGATTCCATTAAAAGCAGTGAAGccagcagggacaaggagaagattctttctctctcctctggTGAAACCTGACCTGGAGTCTAGACTTCCATTATTTACCTGTCTAGGAGCCCTTACATCCTTATCTCTGCACTTTTGTATCAAAAACTATCCAGCTTCAGCAGTCTGTCTAACCTCGTGTTGTGGTTTAAATCCAGATGGCTACAAACTCCCATGTGGCCTCTCACtcgctcccccctccccaggagGATGGAAAAGAGAACTGTAAAAcccatgggttgagataagaacagtttattaattgaaataaagtatattaaaaaaacaaaaacaaaaaaaaaaaacaaaaacaaaacaaaaaaaaaccccaccaccacaacaacaactacaacaacaacaacaacaacaaaactctAAACAAGACCCAAACTACGTTCATGGTTCCTAGCAATGGGACCATACTGGTTTCAACATCTCAAGAGTATTCAAAtttttcaaagttcccaaatgcCACTGTAGTTAGCCTAGAGAAGGGGAAGATGTGGGAGAATATAGATGTGATTGTTAACAGTTCCCACCAGATGGCTCCTGAGATTCAGAGGTGCTGTAGTGCCAAGCAGGCAGACAGGATTAGGCTCATGACCAGCGATTCTATCACCTCACAAACTGTCAATAAAAAGTGCAACTAAATTATAACCTCATCCCAGACACCAAAAGCGATAAACATCACATCAGTGGACACACACTGCAATAAGCTATTGCATAACACAACTCTGAGAACAAGGGCAATAGCCCTGAGACCAAATTAGCCTTACATATGCAAGTAAATTAGTAATATTGTTAATTGCTTTCCTAAGAGTATTTATTGTGAAGCTCAGAACTCTGCTACTTTCTACAGAAAATTTCTGACTTGCCAAGCTGTcatgaaaaatttgaaaagtcCATGACATTTGTGGTCTTAGACTCTGATCTGTGTAGATGAGATTTTACATCAGCTTCATCTACAAAGAGCTAAGGAATTTATCATGGCAGGCATAGTTGCACAGGACAAGTAATGCTAatgattgaaaaaaattatagattTTAAAGATTATAACATGAACATCATAGTAATTATTTTGcatgagaataaaataaaagaacagttttcactaaaaaaaaaattgctattaaACTtatcacaaaaaagaaaaaaaaaaaaaacaaagggcAATTAAGTACCACACCATTGCTTATACAAATTGACtgaaatttactgtttttttcagctcagtcttcctcctctctgtcaGAATGATTATGTTACTCAGGTATTAATCAGGGTATTAATTTGTTAAAGATTTGATCTTTCTCTTCCATATTTAATGAACAATCATCTGGCACCGGTTGCACTCCTTTTTTGTAATATTGATGTtaggggaaggagagaaaaaaaaccccaaaccatattttttgcatctattttttaaaaatagtgttCTCTTGTGCTGGGTTTTTTAGTTTGGATTTAGATTTTGGGTAGGTGTAGAAGGAAACAGAACATCACCTCT
This window harbors:
- the LRRC14B gene encoding leucine-rich repeat-containing protein 14B: MKSLRFISAEAFVSNAEFARKSLGAVAHDLFPLLFKASYLLEQGEVIHDLVENWPLFDFNMGKLLGATLDCQDDLRYRTCSVCLESCLTGLRDYVLNQSSLCMKKLRVVDLTGIKDVEVQFCKCKKTMERNYELVVQALLKKCSCPLKICCVAFRSDNLTLQKFFCIIKLTDPSLLHKLEIVHNVHLEMEHLEILFNSIHFPLLMSLTLPARTFNVRKFTATDEQMLTNIGEKMGEMMQLTELSMSFSILTGRIQKLLSPLKSPLKMLDVSNCSLNHADMAFLANSFHANHLEVLDLSGHDIPELFPSAFFKLLSHCSSVLRNLTLEDCNIQDTHVNMLILGLSPCQKLQEFKFIGNPLSSQALKHLFTFLCELPMLKNVEFPIPKDCYPIGITYPIDDADLCRFDHQKYERVAEELNLILLKANREDVKASTPLFGSYDAAVQETNNELGAYLIKSFKETLEKFTTSFNKMS